In Lactuca sativa cultivar Salinas chromosome 5, Lsat_Salinas_v11, whole genome shotgun sequence, the DNA window gaagcaaagattccatctgcaagacgcttgcttaagtccataaatggacttttcaagcttgcacactctatttggatgcttcggatcgacaaaaccctctggctgagccatgtaaacatcctcagccaacttcccattaaggaaagcggttttgacatccatttgccaaatctcataatcatgaaatgcggcaatggctagcatcactctaatagaatttatcttcgcaactggtgagaaggtctcatcatagtcaactccgagagtttgagtaaagcccttcgcaaccaatcgcgctttatatgtgtgtacgttcccatctatcatacatggattggaacTCTCTattcattgcctctttccattttgcagactccgggcctgccatggcttccttatagctattaggttcatcaagatttattagtgtaccatcactataatacgtgtccccttcggtaataatatgaaaaccatgaaactggggtagaactctaactctatcggaacgtctaagaggtaaggattcgtcaatcgattcaaccggagtttcctcctcgggttgagtgccagcggtagaggttccttcatctatcaactcttgaatctcttcaagttcgatttgcctcccactgtctccttggcctatgagttcttgctctcggaaaactcctctcctcgcaacgaagacaacattgtccttcggtctgtagaagagatatccaaaggatgtctgcgggtagccgatgaaaatacatcgctcacttcgaggttcgagcttgtcgtgagtatctcgtcttacgaaagcctcgcaaccccaaactttgatatgtgccaacgagggagctttccctgtccacatctcgtgaagtgttttggcaaccttcttagtagggactcggttaaggatatgggcggcagtctctaaggcatacccccaaaaagagattggtagtgaagcacgactcatcatagagcgaaccatatccaataaggttcgattacgcctttctgccacaccattcaactgcggtgtcctaggaggcgtctattgcgaaactattccacactccttgagataatcgtggaattcaagacttaggtactctcctccttgatcggatcgaagcatcttgattttcctgcccaattgagtctccacttcattcttgaactctttgaacttttcaaaggtttctgacttttgcttgattaaatagatatacccatatctactataatcatcggtataagtcacgtagaagcggttcccatccttcgtggttgatctaaacggtccacatacatcggtatgtattaggtccaatagaccctcacccctttcacacgtactcgtgaagggtgatttagtcatctttccaagtaaacaagactcgcacgtgtcatcttccctaaggccgaatgactccaacactccatccttttggagttgggctatgcgtttcttgttgacatgtccaaaacgacaatgccacaaggatgctttatcaatactagtggaagaatctatattcaaaacatcatttcctaagttatcaacaatcataacagtttcataaattccattacatggtatagcttcaaagtaaaagacaccatttcgataagccaaaatagaaccattctcattattcaaagaaaatctaaaaccttgtctatataaaccatgaaatgaaatgatgtttctagccatttttagcgaatagcaacaattgttcaaatctaaacataaattattcctaagcactaaagaatacactccaatcttggtcacaggcgacgatcttctgttccccatgattagattgattcttccttgctccacatccctacttcttcttagtccctgcacattagaacaaatgtggtaactacaaccggtatcaagaacccaagaaatagcatgattagaatcgttagatttaattgtgtatatacctgcaaaagatggcttgatctttccttccttgatggcttgcaggtactctgggcagcttctcttccaatgtcctatcttgtggcagtggtggcactctgcctccttagggttagggcagggcttagcgggatcaattttggtcccactagaagaggcaccatctcgggctttaacatTGCAatagttcttagatgaagccttcctcttctttccctttccttgaccaatagacAAGACAGGAGCaaaggtggattgggagttggtgcaacagacttgtctttgaagttgctctcagcgaccctcaagagaccttggagtttgcttagggtgacctcctctttgttcatgtggtaggtcatcctaaattggttgtacatcggaggcaaagagtgaagcaccatgtcgatcgccaagtcttccccaaagtcaacatttaacttgcgaaggcggtcgacatacctttgcatcttttgcaggtgcacggtaagagattctccataacccatcttagcagaaatcatgttGGGGAAAatatcataacgctcttgtctcgcgttctggtggtatctctccaataagtcttgatgcatctcgtacgggtacatgtcctcgtaggacttttggaattcggagttcttggtggctatcatgatgcaatgtaccttcgttgcatctcgctcatgagtttcaaaagcagtaatttcagccggagtatcaatttcagggttgattttctcgagcttctcatcgaggacatactccttatcctcatagcgagcaatggtgcaaatgtatcttatccattcactaaagttcgttccatcgaaggtgaccttttggcaaaggctcatcaacgtgaaagaactagcagcaacgttgtttgcgttcgacatctacaaatagaaaggacaaagatagattagaatatgaatccctaattatcacccaataagaaaaattagggctaggatccaacaacaacatttacatattagaaaagggatgccgtaatctaacatgcaaataaattgaaggtaagtgaatgacgattcactaagaGGGTGTTTGTTTTTTCTCTGCAGGTCTGCGTGACCTCTTCTGTCTGCGAGGCGCAGACCATGCGCAGACATAATGGTTTGCAGTCTGTTTTTTTTTCTGAAGTGCTCAGACATAAAAACGTCTGCGCGAGGTCTTCACCATACAGATATGGGATAGCATCTTCTAAAGTCTGCAAGCCTTTAACCTAAAAAGATAcgcgttttttttttgtttccacCTCCAGTCGTCGTCCAACCTCCCAGAAAAAACCCTCGATCGATTGTACTCTATCTTGCAGCGACCACCACCGTCGCAACCCTCCTCTCCGATCAAAACCATCGATCGCCGCCTTCCTCTCCGATCCGGCGTCCTCCGATTTTGCGACCGTCACGGTCGATTGCAGCAGCTAGCGAACAACAAGGTCACAACGACAACTTCAACTAGCGACCAATCTGGTTTGTCTTCACCTCTTTCTTTGATTGATTCACATCTttgttcaatttcaatttcaattcatCTTGATTGATTCACATCTTGTTTGACCGATCATCTTGTTTGACCGATCAAAACCATCGCtgccttcctctctctctctctctctgtcgaTTTCAATTTCAATTCATCTTGTTTGAATCACATCTTTGTtcaatttcttgtttgattcacATCCTTGTTCAATTTCTTTTTCGATTCACATCCTTGTTTCACAGAAAATTGACAGCCGAATTCCCAGCAAATAGAAAATCTTACCTGTAAACAAATTGGATTTGTAAACAAATTGgatttatatttttctttgaCTGGAAGCCAATATACATAACTGTGAATCAAAAGATTTCATTTTCTCTTGTTGATTGTGATTGTTTATGTGTATATGATTTTTGattgtgtatatgtatatgatagtgtatatgtatatgattgttgattgtgattgtttatgtgtatatgagttttggttgtgtatatatatacatatatatatatatatatgattattgaTTGTGTATATTTATATGATAGTGTATATGTATATGATTGTTGATTTTGTATGTATATGATAGAAAGCATCAAAAAGAGTCATAAGTTTTGTTTATTTGATAGAAGTAAAGTTTTTGTCGTTAAAGTGAAGTTTATTTGATTTATAAAGTTTTTTAGAAAACTTTGAATTAAAACACTCTAATTGAGGTTATTTATAATTGAATAAAAAGTTTCACATTATTGTGattgaaaataaaacaaaattacaaatttgTCGTGAAAATAAAAACTTTTTCTTGAAATAATGATGTTACTTGTTGACTGTTTATTGTTATTTGGTTATTAGAGATGGGAGAAAAACAACAATGGACCAATGAGCATTTAAAATGCTTATTGGATACTTGTATTGAAGAAGTAGAGAGTGTTGGTAAAAAAAGGATTGAGTTTGCAGAAAGATTCATGGATAAGGCTTGGAAGAGTTCTTAAGGAGAAATTTGGGGTTGAGTTGACTCCAAAACAAATGAAAAACGCATATGACAATCTGAAAGCCAAATACACTGGATgggtatatttaaaaaaacaaaaccggTAATATATACAATTCTCAAACAAACACTTTTAATTTAACAGCCGAGGAGTGAGATGATTTTAAGAAGGTACATATACATTAATATACAataatatatacatacatatatatatatatatatatatatatatatatatatatatatatatatatatatataacatttacgTTTGAAGTTGCCAAATATTCTTATACTATTTCTTGTTACATTTGGGTTTAGGGGCATCCGAAAGCTGCTTCTTTGAGAACAATTCCACTGCCTTTTCCAGATCTTTGTGCACGTCTTTTTGATGGAAATAGTGCTACTGGTAATTTTAGGAGTTACTCAACCCAATCATCATTAGTAGCTGGCGCATCCTCCTGTCGTGTTCCACCACTTCAGATCACCGCCACCCCTtttgatgcaatggatgatgatGGTGTTGACACTTCTCATCATGAGCCACCACCTTCTGCTGCTTCACCTTGTGCAGCTTCACCTTCTGCTGCTTCACCTTCTGCTGGTTCACCATATACTCTTACACCATCCGGTAACCCCAACAAAAGGGCGAAACCCTCAACTCCTGTAGCTCCTAGTGCCTCACCGTCTGCTTCTTCACCTGATGGAACTTCTGTTACTACTGACAATTTAGCATTTGAAATGAAGAAAGCTCTACAAAGTTTGACTAAAGGGTATACAATTCCTCAGTGTTTAGAGAAGTTAGAGGTCCTTCAGTTAGGCCCTACAGATCCTTTACGCTTTGTCGCATATCATATTTTTGGAGGAACCATGAACATGAGAGAGATGTGGATGCATTTGCCCGATGTTCCCGAGATATTACGAGGGTGGCTTGAGATGACGGGTACCAGTTTAGGAGTTTTGAAGGATGGGAAGATTTTTCGATGATTTTCTAGTGTTGAAAGTATTTGTTATGTCTTTTTGCCCTTGTTGGAACtactttgttaaatgtttttgcctttgttggAACTATTTTGTTAGGTTCCTTTTGCCCTTGTTGGAACtactttgttaaatgtttttgcctttgttggAACTATTTTGTTAGGTCTTTTTGCCCTTGTTGGTACTTGAAATATGATTAATGGAatgtttatttgatacttgaaatatggtttatgtaatgttattttggcttgaaatatgataaatggaatgtttatttgatacttgaaatatggtttatgtaatgttattttggcttgaaatatgataaacggaatgtttatttgatacttgaaATATGGTTTATGTAATGTTTTTTAAAGTTCTACTTTGTTGATTTTAGGTTCATATGGATCACGATCAAAAGTAACTTCTCGTAATTCTAATGTACCTATACATCCGTTATTTTTGGAAGAGGGGTGTGAAACGATTGCGGGATAATGATTCAGAAATGACGGGACACGAATACACATTGGAGTTATTACACCGTAATCGTTTACAATGTGTTGAAGTATTACGCATGTCCCATGAATCTTTTGTACGACTATGTGCTCATTTTAGAGCAAATTACTCATTAAAGGACAGCAAACATGTATCAGTTGAGGAAAAGATGGCTATGTTTTTGATGACGATCTGACATAATCAACGTTACATGATTATCAAGCGGAGATTTCAACACTCGAAGCAAacaattcataattttttttatgaagtgTTGGAAAAAATGATGCTTTTCGCACAAGATGTTATAGTACCAACATCTTTTAATCCGAATCCAAACATTCCAGGACATAATAGGAGGCTACGAAGGGTTTTCAAAGGAGCAGTTGGTGCACTTgatggcactttgatacatgcTGTTGTCCCTGCTAAGAAACAAGACTTATATAGAAGTAGGGGAAAGGGAGATTGCTACCAAAACATATTGGCAATTTGTGACTtcaatatgatttttacatttgttgtgaccgGGTGGGAAGGGGTAGCGCATGACTCTAGAATATTATCAGAAGCAGTAGCCGATCCACAAGCATCATTCCCGTTTCCACCACCAggtaaatttttgtttttttttttaaatatttttattttaatttgaaaattgattagtgttttgcatttttttcagacaaatattatctttgtgatgccgCGTATGCACACTCGAGGATTTATGGCCCCTTATTGTAATGTGAGGTATTGGCTTGGAGATTTTCGTCAAAGACGTGCATTGAccaataaagaaaaatttaaccATGGACATGCAAAACTTCGGAATGTCATTGAGCGtgcttttggtgttttgaaagcaCGCTTCCCTATATTGAAGAGGATGGCACCATTCCCGTTTGTGACACAAAGAAACATTGCCATGGCATGCTTCGCACTTCATAATTATATAAGGAAAGAAGGATTGAGTGATGAGTATTTCGCACGATACGATGAACCCAATGTCCCGTTTCGAAATAACAATGTGGccattgatgatgatgaagacggGATTCCAACACATGTTACTGCAGCAGACCGTGAATATATGACTCAGTTACATGATGAAATTGCTGATCAGTTGATGCACAATATAGATTGaattgttttaaatgaaattgttgttgtaaaacattttttttattgtatgACTAATTTAGTTGCTTGAATTTTATTTTCAATGTTATAagactattattattaaaattttggtgttgaaaaatcattaagtttgtaaaataattttatttaaaattcagtTTATTTCAGCAgcctgcagacgttaaaaaacaaacagtcttcttattgcaaactgtagacgtttggtccacctcttctgctgcagaggcttgcaaatgtggtccgcagactgcagacattttggcttcaaaaaaacaaacaacacctaattctccaccataaaacctaactattagtcctaaatgtattgagaattcctaggttcggatgagattcattgaaaactattcaatggcatgtttaaatctcgatatgcccctctagtttgtgactgggataccgagcatcacaaagcgggtgtgaattaccatgcaaattcacatggtgccttcattgtaacgatcacatattcaatgtgctggtaaaccacacacgctccatcgaactatgataaacaataaatcaccctttgccacctttgcttagaaacaattagtgtgccggtaaaccacacacgctccactaacttcttagcaagggtgcaaagtgtaatttcatgggattgtctaaattaaaacttttaatcacaaaatataaatttcaaaacttgaggacaagt includes these proteins:
- the LOC128134136 gene encoding uncharacterized protein LOC128134136 — protein: MMLFAQDVIVPTSFNPNPNIPGHNRRLRRVFKGAVGALDGTLIHAVVPAKKQDLYRSRGKGDCYQNILAICDFNMIFTFVVTGWEGVAHDSRILSEAVADPQASFPFPPPDKYYLCDAAYWLGDFRQRRALTNKEKFNHGHAKLRNVIERAFGVLKARFPILKRMAPFPFVTQRNIAMACFALHNYIRKEGLSDEYFARYDEPNVPFRNNNVAIDDDEDGIPTHVTAADREYMTQLHDEIADQLMHNID